CCTCGTGCGCGTCGGCGACGACCCGGCGTCGGTTTCCTACGTGAAGAAAAAGGAGAAGACCGCCGCCGAGATCGGCATCGAGAGCCGCCTGATCTTCCCGCCCGTCACGATCACGCAGGACGAACTCTGCGCGCTCATCGACACGCTCAACGCCGACGCCACCGTGGACGGCATCCTCGTCCAGTCGCCGCTGCCGAAAGGCATCAACGAGGTCGCCGTGTTCCGCCGCATCGCCGCCGAGAAGGACGTCGACGGCTTCCATACGCTCAACCTCGGCAAACTCGCGCAGGAGGACGAGACGGGCTTCGTCGCCTGCACGCCTGCCGGCATCATGGAGCTGCTCCAGCGCGCGAAAGTCTCACTCGCCGGCAAACACGTCGTCGTGCTCGGCCGCTCGCTCATCGTCGGCAAACCCGCCGCGCTCCTCGCCGTGCAGCGCAAGGCTTGGGCCAACGCCACCGTGACGATCTGCCACTCGCAGACGAAAGACCTGCCCGCCATCACGCGCCAGGCCGACGTGCTCATCGCCGCGATCGGCAAGGCCGAGTTCGTCACCGCCGACATGGTGAAGCCAGGCGTCGTCGTGATCGACGTCGGCGTGAACCGCGTGCCCGACGCCACCAAGAAAACCGGCTACCGCCTCACCGGCGACGTGCATTTCCCAACCGTTTCCCCGCTGTGCGCGAAGATCACGCCGGTCCCCGGCGGCGTCGGCCCGATGACCGTCGCCATGCTGATGAAGAACACGGTCAAGGCCTACCGCCAGAACCGCACGGCCTGAAATAGCGGGCGCTTCCAGCTCCCGGCTTTAGGGACGCGCGCGCGACGGGAGCTGGAAATCTCCCGCCACTTTCATCGAACACCGCCTGCGAACCCGCGCGCCCAACCGCAGCGGCGCACTGCGTTAGCTAATTCTCGGTGGGAATTCGCTCGTAGCGGACTCGACCAACCTTGCCGTCGTTCGCCCGCGCGTCCGCGACCGCCTCACGGGAATCCGTCCCGCGGCATCACGTGCGTTTTCCCTGATGGTGTTCGCCATCGCCGATTTTAGGACACTCTTCCCCCAACCGTTCTTGGAGCGGCGAGCGCGCCTGTTGGCACGCTTTCCTCATAGGAGGAACCTTCGCGCCGGAAGAAATTTGCGCCAATATCTGCGCACCAATCCACGCCGGCCCTTGCGCAATGCGCGCTCAGTCCGGGCCCCGCATTCCGGCTACCCTTTTCGCGCCAAATCAACCGGCCGGTCCTAGCCCAAACGGACCGCTGGAGGCGGTGCGGGAAGGTCCGGATTGGCCGCCCCCGCCTATGCTACTCACGGAAGCCCACCGTAAACTCGAGCGCAAGAAAGCCGCCGCCACCCCTCACCCGAGCGGCGACAAGCGCCTCGTCATCCTCGACACCTTCATGAAGCGCCAGCAGTTCCGCGGCGCCGCTCTCATCGAGGTCCTGCACAAGGCCCAGGAACTCTTCGGGTTCCTCGACGACGGCCTGCTGCTCTACATCGCGAAGTCGCTGAAGCTCCCGCCGAGCCGCGTCTATGGCGTCGCGACGTTCTACCATTTCTTCTCCCTGAAACCCCAGGGCGAACACAACTGCGTCGTCTGCCTCGGCACCGCCTGCTACGTGAAAGGCGCCGACAAAATCATGGCCGCCCTCGAAAAGCGGACCGGCATCAAGAGCGGCGAGACCACGCCCGACAACAAGCTCTCGCTCGTCACCGCGCGCTGCATCGGCGCCTGCGGCATCGCGCCCGCTGTCGTCTACGACGGCACCGTCTCCGCGAAACAAACCCCCGACTCCGCGCTCGCCGCCGTCGAAAAACTCCTCGCCGCCCCATGCAACTCGAAGACCTGAACGCCCTCGCCGAAAAGGAGCACGCGACGCACAAGAAAACCTGCCTGCGCACCTGCATGTCCGCCGGCTGCCTCTCGTCGCAATCCGACAAGCTCAAGAAGAACCTCGACGCCGCCGTCACCGCCGCCGGCCTCACCGCAGACGTCGAAGTCCGCCGCGTCGGCTGCATGGGCTTCTGCGGCCAGGGCCCGCTCGTCGGCGTCGACCATCCCGACGGCCACAGCAAACTCTACGAACACCTCACGCCCGACGACGCCACCAAGCTCGTCGGCGAACTCCAGGGCAAACCGTCCGGCCTGCCCTTCGGCGACGAGAAGCACCCGTTCTTCGCCCGCCAGATGCGCATCGTCCGCGCGAACGGCGGCGTCATCGACCCCGAGCGCATCGAAGCCTACATCGCCGCCGGCGGTTACCGCGCGCTGCTGCAGGTTCTCACCGAAAACACGCCCGCGGGCGTCGTCGAAGCGGTCACGAAGAGCGGCCTGCGCGGCCGCGGCGGCGCGGGTTATCCGACCGGCTTGAAATGGGCCACCGTTGCGCGCGCCGCCGGCCCGAAGAAATACGTCGTTTGCAACGGCGACGAGGGCGATCCGGGCGCGTTCATGGACCGCTCGATTCTCGAGAGCGACCCGCACCTCGTCCTCGAAGGCATGGCGATCGCCGCCTACGCGACCGGCGCCGATCAGGGCTTCCTCTACGTCCGCGCCGAATATCCGCTCGCGATCAGCCGCCTCAACCTCGCCATCAAGCAGGCCAAGGCCATCGGCATCCTCGGCGCGAACATCTTCGAGACGCCGTTCTCGTTCAACGTCGAGGTCCGCATCGGCGCCGGCGCCTTCGTCTGCGGTGAAGAGACCGCGCTCATGGCTTCCATCGAAGGCAAGCGCGGCCAGCCGCGCCCGCGCCCGCCCTTCCCCGCCGAATCCGGCCTCTGGGGCAAGCCGACGCTGCTGAACAACGTCGAGACCTTCGCCAACATCGTGCCGATCATCCAGCGCGGCG
This window of the Candidatus Didemnitutus sp. genome carries:
- the folD gene encoding bifunctional methylenetetrahydrofolate dehydrogenase/methenyltetrahydrofolate cyclohydrolase FolD produces the protein MEIIDGNQVAAEIVAELKAEVAGYSGRKPCIALVRVGDDPASVSYVKKKEKTAAEIGIESRLIFPPVTITQDELCALIDTLNADATVDGILVQSPLPKGINEVAVFRRIAAEKDVDGFHTLNLGKLAQEDETGFVACTPAGIMELLQRAKVSLAGKHVVVLGRSLIVGKPAALLAVQRKAWANATVTICHSQTKDLPAITRQADVLIAAIGKAEFVTADMVKPGVVVIDVGVNRVPDATKKTGYRLTGDVHFPTVSPLCAKITPVPGGVGPMTVAMLMKNTVKAYRQNRTA
- the hoxE gene encoding bidirectional hydrogenase complex protein HoxE, which translates into the protein MLLTEAHRKLERKKAAATPHPSGDKRLVILDTFMKRQQFRGAALIEVLHKAQELFGFLDDGLLLYIAKSLKLPPSRVYGVATFYHFFSLKPQGEHNCVVCLGTACYVKGADKIMAALEKRTGIKSGETTPDNKLSLVTARCIGACGIAPAVVYDGTVSAKQTPDSALAAVEKLLAAPCNSKT
- a CDS encoding SLBB domain-containing protein, whose amino-acid sequence is MQLEDLNALAEKEHATHKKTCLRTCMSAGCLSSQSDKLKKNLDAAVTAAGLTADVEVRRVGCMGFCGQGPLVGVDHPDGHSKLYEHLTPDDATKLVGELQGKPSGLPFGDEKHPFFARQMRIVRANGGVIDPERIEAYIAAGGYRALLQVLTENTPAGVVEAVTKSGLRGRGGAGYPTGLKWATVARAAGPKKYVVCNGDEGDPGAFMDRSILESDPHLVLEGMAIAAYATGADQGFLYVRAEYPLAISRLNLAIKQAKAIGILGANIFETPFSFNVEVRIGAGAFVCGEETALMASIEGKRGQPRPRPPFPAESGLWGKPTLLNNVETFANIVPIIQRGAEWYASIGTEKSKGTKVFALTGKVKNNGLIEVPMGITLREIVEDLGGGAPDGHEIKAVQTGGPSGGCIPQQHLDTPVDYDSLGQLGSIMGSGGMVVMDDTTNMVEIARFYMEFCRDESCGKCIPCRAGTVQMHQILNKIIERRATAEDLKQLEELCDMVRQTSLCGLGQTAPNPVLSTLRFFRHEYEELLQPASAPHAPNSNHS